In Oligoflexia bacterium, a single window of DNA contains:
- a CDS encoding TIGR02391 family protein encodes MKDKKQPHDDETVPHVILRKSIIDLFLPGLELIKQRLDNDQEVLKSFEIENKSELHEHVERIIEYYKKKQDEDDFARGISFWSLRIIKAGAYAQIRELERKKIELIQANPELLKATVEKIDQVIQTKRDLAESGLLNSLKVPSYLIDLTKASDVAQKKFTLEKQNITEDLNQTFAPYMGLMEITDQELKKRCEGIFKLRIEEKNTHGEDLFDTVIRESATVLENRIKEKAKLPSNSNLSGIKLINNVFSNQKPKLIPIKKDEQNEGIRDLLSGLFAMIRNDSHHNLLQVSDRQALHICGFIDYTLALLEQFQTPKKNS; translated from the coding sequence ATGAAAGATAAAAAACAACCTCATGATGATGAAACAGTTCCACACGTTATTTTAAGAAAAAGTATTATCGATTTATTTCTGCCGGGCCTGGAGTTAATTAAACAAAGACTGGATAATGATCAAGAGGTATTAAAGTCTTTTGAAATAGAAAATAAATCAGAGTTACATGAACATGTTGAAAGAATAATTGAGTATTATAAAAAAAAACAAGATGAAGATGATTTTGCACGTGGTATTAGCTTTTGGTCATTGAGAATTATAAAAGCAGGTGCTTATGCACAAATAAGAGAGTTAGAAAGGAAAAAAATTGAGCTTATTCAAGCTAATCCTGAATTATTAAAAGCAACTGTAGAAAAGATTGATCAAGTTATTCAAACAAAACGTGATTTAGCAGAAAGTGGGCTTTTAAATAGTCTTAAAGTTCCCAGCTATTTGATTGATTTAACAAAAGCAAGTGACGTAGCACAGAAAAAATTTACGCTTGAAAAGCAAAATATAACTGAAGATTTAAACCAAACTTTTGCCCCATACATGGGACTGATGGAGATTACCGATCAGGAGTTAAAGAAAAGATGCGAGGGGATCTTTAAACTCAGAATCGAAGAAAAAAACACTCATGGAGAAGATCTATTTGATACTGTAATAAGAGAATCCGCTACCGTTTTAGAAAATAGAATTAAGGAGAAGGCTAAGCTTCCAAGCAATTCTAATCTAAGCGGTATAAAGCTAATAAACAATGTTTTTTCAAACCAAAAACCAAAATTAATACCAATAAAAAAAGACGAGCAAAACGAGGGTATTCGTGATTTGCTATCTGGTTTGTTTGCTATGATTAGAAATGATAGCCATCATAATTTGTTGCAAGTTTCTGATAGGCAAGCGCTTCATATTTGTGGTTTTATTGACTACACTTTGGCACTATTAGAGCAGTTTCAAACACCAAAAAAAAACAGCTGA
- a CDS encoding helix-turn-helix domain-containing protein, which produces MIENSDYDHQDNQQVNYFDYEKLSQFLSVKKSTLYAWVSRNEIPFIRISSRCVRFDFNQIKAWLKNKQKSCN; this is translated from the coding sequence ATGATTGAAAATTCAGATTATGATCATCAAGATAACCAACAAGTTAACTACTTTGATTACGAAAAACTTAGTCAATTTTTGAGTGTCAAAAAATCAACATTATATGCATGGGTTTCACGTAATGAAATTCCATTCATACGTATAAGCAGTAGATGCGTTAGGTTTGATTTTAATCAAATTAAAGCATGGCTAAAAAACAAACAAAAGTCCTGTAACTAA
- a CDS encoding helix-turn-helix transcriptional regulator, with protein sequence MKKAEFLKKLGKHIAKIRKSKGYSQDRLYLEAGFSRGTVSKIENGLVNPQIFTLYKIAKTINVSVSTLISFSEKDL encoded by the coding sequence ATGAAAAAGGCAGAATTTTTAAAAAAACTGGGAAAGCACATAGCAAAAATAAGAAAATCAAAAGGTTACAGTCAGGATAGGTTATACTTAGAAGCTGGGTTTTCACGAGGAACTGTCTCAAAAATTGAAAATGGACTAGTAAACCCTCAGATTTTTACATTGTATAAAATTGCAAAGACTATTAACGTTTCTGTTTCAACTTTGATAAGTTTCTCTGAAAAAGACTTATAG
- a CDS encoding helix-turn-helix domain-containing protein yields the protein MRKKYPNKIKYHAMQLWADGFTYSQITKIVGISSWRTVENWKKAKTPCCWDKYTEEVRKKRVDEIKNESFDCYKKTITKQHKVLNKLLNQSYDELLQRLENDEINTDDVIKLFIWSIKAQRSLYLDPQEALELFKKEIKVL from the coding sequence ATGAGAAAAAAATACCCTAATAAAATAAAGTATCATGCCATGCAATTGTGGGCAGATGGCTTTACCTATTCACAAATAACTAAAATTGTTGGTATTTCCAGTTGGAGAACTGTTGAAAACTGGAAAAAAGCAAAAACCCCATGTTGTTGGGACAAGTATACCGAAGAAGTACGTAAAAAGCGCGTTGATGAAATTAAAAATGAATCCTTTGATTGTTATAAAAAAACAATAACAAAGCAGCACAAAGTACTTAATAAACTACTCAATCAATCCTACGATGAGCTACTTCAGCGATTAGAGAACGATGAAATTAATACTGATGATGTAATCAAGCTATTCATTTGGTCTATAAAAGCTCAGAGAAGCCTTTATTTAGACCCTCAGGAAGCTCTTGAATTATTTAAAAAAGAAATCAAAGTATTATAA
- a CDS encoding DUF4231 domain-containing protein yields MKDHSENVTLCRLEEQIEWYDKKSQAHQKRFKLSKVFIIIFSSLIPLLAGIKADLLVIGVLGVLISFLEAWTSLNQDQHNWIMYRATCEALRKEKYLFLAKAGPYGDSDTQKQLAERVEMLVSREHTQWISKTNNEK; encoded by the coding sequence ATGAAAGATCATTCAGAAAATGTAACACTGTGCAGGTTAGAGGAGCAAATTGAATGGTATGATAAAAAAAGCCAAGCTCATCAAAAACGATTTAAGCTGTCTAAAGTTTTTATCATAATTTTTTCGAGTTTAATTCCATTGTTAGCTGGTATAAAAGCTGATCTTTTAGTTATTGGAGTATTAGGAGTTTTAATTTCTTTCTTGGAAGCTTGGACATCCCTCAATCAAGATCAACATAATTGGATAATGTATCGTGCCACTTGTGAAGCTCTTAGAAAAGAAAAGTATCTATTTTTAGCAAAAGCTGGTCCGTACGGAGATAGTGATACACAAAAACAACTTGCTGAGAGAGTTGAAATGCTTGTTTCGAGAGAGCATACGCAATGGATTAGTAAAACAAATAATGAAAAATAG